A window of the Bacteroides thetaiotaomicron VPI-5482 genome harbors these coding sequences:
- the carB gene encoding carbamoyl-phosphate synthase (glutamine-hydrolyzing) large subunit, with product MKENIKKVLLLGSGALKIGEAGEFDYSGSQALKALKEEGIETILINPNIATVQTSEGVADQIYFLPVTPYFVEKVIQKEKPEGIMLAFGGQTALNCGVALYKEGILEKYNVKVLGTPVQAIMDTEDRELFVQKLNEINVKTIKSEAVENAEDARRAAKELGYPVIVRAAYALGGLGSGFCDNEEQLDVLVEKAFSFSPQVLVEKSLRGWKEVEYEVVRDRFDNCITVCNMENFDPLGIHTGESIVIAPSQTLTNSEYHKLRELAIRIIRHIGIVGECNVQYAFDPESEDYRVIEVNARLSRSSALASKATGYPLAFVAAKLGLGYGLFDLKNSVTKTTSAFFEPALDYVVCKIPRWDLGKFHGVDKELGSSMKSVGEVMAIGRTFEEAIQKGLRMIGQGMHGFVENKELVIPDIDKALREPTDKRIFVISKAFRAGYTIDQVHELTKIDKWFLQKLMNIMKTSEEMHEWGNNHKQIADLPVELLRKAKVQGFSDFQIARAIGYEGDMENGSLYVRKYRKAAGILPVVKQIDTLAAEYPAQTNYLYLTYSGVANDVHYLGDHKSIVVLGSGAYRIGSSVEFDWCGVQALNTIRKEGWRSVMINYNPETVSTDYDMCDRLYFDELTFERVMDILELENPHGVIVSTGGQIPNNLALRLDAQNIHILGTSAQSIDNAEDREKFSAMLDRIGVDQPRWRELTSLEDINEFVDEVGFPVLVRPSYVLSGAAMNVCSNQEELERFLKLAANVSKKHPVVVSQFIEHAKEVEMDAVAQNGEIIAYAISEHIEFAGVHSGDATIQFPPQKLYVETVRRIKRISREIAKALNISGPFNIQYLAKDNDIKVIECNLRASRSFPFVSKVLKINFIELATKVMLGLPVEKPEKNLFELDYVGIKASQFSFNRLQKADPVLGVDMASTGEVGCIGSDTSCAVLKAMLSVGYRIPKKNILLSTGTMKQKADMMDAARMLVNKGYKLFATGGTHKTFAENGIESTLVYWPSEEGHPQALEMLHNKEIDMVVNIPKNLTAGELDNGYKIRRAAIDLNVPLITNARLASAFINAFCTMTVDDIAIKSWEEYK from the coding sequence ATGAAAGAAAATATAAAGAAAGTATTGCTGCTGGGTTCCGGTGCCTTGAAAATCGGTGAAGCCGGTGAGTTTGACTATTCCGGTTCGCAGGCACTCAAAGCCTTGAAAGAAGAAGGGATTGAAACCATTCTTATCAATCCGAATATTGCTACCGTACAGACATCCGAAGGAGTGGCAGATCAAATTTACTTCCTTCCGGTCACTCCGTATTTTGTAGAGAAAGTAATCCAGAAAGAAAAGCCGGAAGGTATTATGCTGGCATTCGGCGGACAGACCGCGCTGAATTGTGGAGTTGCTTTATATAAAGAAGGAATCCTTGAAAAGTATAATGTAAAAGTACTCGGTACTCCCGTACAAGCCATTATGGATACGGAAGACCGTGAACTCTTTGTACAGAAACTGAACGAAATCAATGTCAAGACCATTAAAAGTGAAGCTGTAGAAAATGCGGAAGATGCCCGTCGTGCAGCGAAGGAATTGGGATATCCGGTCATTGTCCGTGCGGCTTATGCGCTGGGTGGCTTGGGCTCCGGTTTCTGTGACAATGAAGAGCAACTGGATGTACTGGTAGAAAAAGCCTTTTCTTTTTCTCCGCAAGTGTTGGTGGAAAAATCGCTTCGGGGGTGGAAAGAAGTCGAATACGAAGTCGTCCGCGACCGCTTCGACAACTGTATTACAGTTTGTAATATGGAGAACTTTGACCCACTGGGGATTCATACCGGTGAGTCTATCGTTATTGCTCCGTCTCAAACACTGACCAACAGTGAATATCATAAACTTCGTGAACTGGCTATCCGTATTATCCGCCACATCGGTATTGTCGGCGAATGTAATGTACAGTATGCTTTCGACCCCGAATCGGAAGATTATCGCGTCATCGAAGTAAATGCCCGTCTTTCCCGTTCCTCGGCCCTGGCCTCTAAGGCAACCGGATATCCGTTGGCATTCGTGGCTGCCAAACTGGGACTCGGCTACGGACTCTTCGACTTGAAGAACTCGGTGACAAAGACTACTTCTGCTTTCTTCGAACCGGCTTTGGACTATGTGGTATGTAAGATTCCACGTTGGGACTTGGGAAAATTCCATGGTGTAGACAAGGAACTGGGTTCTTCCATGAAGTCGGTAGGTGAAGTGATGGCAATCGGACGTACTTTTGAAGAAGCTATTCAGAAGGGCCTCCGTATGATCGGACAGGGAATGCACGGATTCGTGGAAAACAAAGAACTAGTAATCCCTGATATTGACAAAGCACTCCGCGAACCGACCGATAAACGTATTTTTGTGATCTCAAAAGCCTTCCGTGCAGGATACACCATCGATCAGGTGCATGAACTGACGAAGATTGACAAATGGTTCCTTCAGAAGTTGATGAATATAATGAAGACTTCGGAAGAAATGCACGAATGGGGAAATAATCATAAACAGATTGCCGATCTGCCTGTGGAACTGCTTCGCAAGGCTAAAGTTCAGGGCTTTTCCGATTTCCAGATTGCCCGTGCTATCGGTTATGAAGGTGATATGGAAAATGGAAGCCTGTATGTCCGCAAGTATCGTAAGGCTGCCGGTATCCTTCCGGTGGTAAAACAGATCGATACACTGGCTGCCGAATATCCGGCGCAGACCAATTATCTGTATCTGACCTATAGCGGAGTGGCAAACGATGTACATTATCTGGGTGACCATAAATCCATTGTCGTATTGGGTTCCGGTGCCTACCGTATCGGTTCTTCTGTAGAGTTTGACTGGTGCGGTGTGCAGGCTCTGAATACCATTCGCAAGGAAGGTTGGCGCAGTGTTATGATCAACTATAATCCGGAAACGGTATCTACAGACTATGACATGTGCGACCGTCTCTACTTTGATGAACTGACATTCGAACGGGTAATGGATATTCTTGAGCTGGAAAATCCGCATGGTGTCATCGTATCTACCGGTGGTCAGATTCCGAATAATCTTGCTTTGCGTCTGGATGCCCAGAACATTCACATACTGGGAACAAGTGCTCAGAGCATCGACAATGCTGAAGACCGTGAAAAGTTCTCAGCAATGCTCGACCGTATTGGCGTGGATCAACCACGCTGGCGTGAGTTGACATCGCTGGAGGATATCAATGAGTTTGTCGATGAAGTTGGTTTCCCGGTTCTTGTTCGTCCGTCTTATGTGCTTTCGGGTGCTGCGATGAATGTCTGCTCCAATCAGGAAGAGCTTGAACGCTTCCTGAAACTGGCTGCCAATGTATCAAAGAAGCATCCGGTGGTAGTAAGCCAGTTTATCGAACATGCGAAGGAGGTAGAAATGGATGCTGTGGCGCAGAATGGCGAAATCATAGCCTATGCAATCAGCGAACATATTGAGTTTGCCGGTGTACACTCCGGTGATGCCACTATTCAGTTTCCGCCTCAGAAGTTGTATGTGGAAACTGTCCGTCGCATCAAACGCATCAGCCGTGAGATTGCCAAGGCATTGAATATTTCCGGTCCGTTCAACATCCAATACCTGGCAAAAGATAATGATATTAAGGTAATCGAATGTAATCTGCGTGCCAGCCGTTCTTTCCCGTTTGTCAGCAAAGTGCTGAAGATAAACTTCATTGAGCTGGCAACCAAAGTGATGCTGGGTCTTCCTGTGGAGAAACCGGAAAAGAATCTCTTTGAACTGGACTATGTGGGAATTAAGGCTTCGCAGTTCTCTTTCAACCGTTTGCAGAAAGCTGACCCTGTATTGGGAGTGGATATGGCTTCTACAGGTGAGGTCGGCTGTATCGGAAGTGACACTTCCTGTGCCGTACTGAAAGCCATGCTGTCTGTCGGCTACCGTATTCCTAAAAAGAACATCCTGCTTTCTACGGGTACAATGAAGCAGAAGGCTGATATGATGGATGCAGCACGTATGTTGGTAAACAAGGGATACAAACTCTTTGCAACCGGCGGTACTCATAAAACCTTTGCTGAGAACGGCATTGAAAGTACGCTTGTCTACTGGCCGAGTGAAGAAGGACATCCGCAGGCATTGGAAATGCTTCATAATAAGGAAATTGACATGGTAGTCAATATCCCGAAGAACCTGACTGCCGGAGAACTGGACAATGGATATAAAATCCGTCGCGCGGC